Part of the Tenacibaculum sp. SZ-18 genome, ACGAGTACTCTTGTTTTACCATACTCATGATTCTTAGTAAAGTATGACGAAACTCTTTTCTTTAAATTTTTTGCTTTACCCACATAAATAACAAAATCATCTTTATCGAAATATTGATAAACCCCAGGAGAATGTGGCAATGTTTTTACTTGAAGTTCTAAAGATGTTGGCATAGAACGAAATTACAATTTTTTCAAATTAGAAATACTATCGGCCATAATTAACGCATTATAAGCATTAATCACTTTACCCGATTTAGAAAGTTTATTTATAGGAATTGTTTTCTCTATCTTTTCTATATCTGGATTACTTACTTCTAATTTAAACTCTAATCCAGAATCCATTAAAATTTGTTTTATTTGAGCAGCTTTAAGATTCGGATATTGTTGATAGATTAAACTTGCTATCCCAGAGGTTAAAGAAGCAGCTAATGAAGTTCCAGTGTCTAATCTAGAAATATTATTAGGAAAAGTGGTATAAATATCTTCAGCTGGAGCAAAAGCATCAACATCAATATTCCCATAATTACTATATACTAATCTAAACTCTTTATTTAACTTACTCGTAATTCCACCAACTAAAATAAAGTTGTTTACATATTCTTTCCCATTATTAATATTATCATTTGGAAAGTAGTTATTGACTTCATTTAAATCGTAATTCCAATTTCCTGCTGATGAAACAATCAAAACATTATGCTCTTCAGCATACTTCATTGCGTCTAAAACCCATTGTGTATTTACTGAGAATCTTTTACCGAAACTCATATTAATAATATTTGCACCATTATTCACTGCATATTTAATTCCAACTGCAATATCTTTATCGCTTTCATTACCAACTGGGGTTATACAAACGGGCATAATATCAACCTTATCATTTACACTTAAAATTGAACCACTGATTTCTGTTCCATGGTAAAAGAAATCAGTATTATTATTAACCAATTTATTTCCGTAGATGATATCATTTATATCTTCAGGATCGTCTTCTGTTAAAGCACGTTCATCATAATCGAGATTCAGCATTTTCACTTCTCTTGCTTCTGCCTTTAACTTATAGTTATTCATGTACTGTCTAGAAAAACCATAATTGATAAAATTGCTCTTTATCAAAATAGAACGCTGTAATTCCTTATCATTCGGGTACAACTTTTTTAAACTATCCAAGGATACAATTTTGAACTGCTTTTTTGGGAAATATTTGGCCAAATGGCTCTCTACATTATTTAATGAATTAATAAGCATATTTGAATAATCAATATCTTCTTTTGCATACTTTTTCATTTTTTCGAACCTTTTCTTAGCAGCCAAATAATAATTGTACTCCTCTGAATCTATACTATCAGTGTCTTTTAAATTCTTATATTTCGGAGCTAATTTTTTAACAACTCTTGTATATGAATATGAAGTAAATGTATTGTTCTCCCCATTTTTAGCTCCTAAGAAATTCCAACCGTTGATATCATCTATGTATCCATTTTTATCATCATCAATTCCATTATTAGGAATTTCGTCTGGATTGAGCCATACATTATTCTTTATAACACTATGGTTAATGTCAACTTCTGTGTCTAATACGGCTACTATTATTCTCTTATCAGGATTTTTAAACTGAAAACTATCTCTTAACCTTTCTATACTTAACCCTGGAATTGTATCTAATAAAATATCTTTCAGAAACCAGGTTTCTTTTTCTTTTTTAGTGAGATCTTTATTTTTAGTAATCAGGCTTTTCTGTAGTGAAATTGGAGTAAACTTCTTTTCTTGTTTTTTACAACCAACTATTATAGATATAATGAAAATTAAATATACTCTTTTTAAAGCCATTTTTGATGAAATTTAAAATCAAAGAAACTACAAATAACTAAGAGATAAAAGGCATTTTTAATGAATCCTTTTTTATAAAGTCTTTTTAAGTTGAAGAAGCTTTAGTACCAAATTTATAAAAACTCTCTAAAAAAAGAGTTTGACTCTTTATTTAAAAAAGTTGATC contains:
- a CDS encoding S8 family serine peptidase; protein product: MALKRVYLIFIISIIVGCKKQEKKFTPISLQKSLITKNKDLTKKEKETWFLKDILLDTIPGLSIERLRDSFQFKNPDKRIIVAVLDTEVDINHSVIKNNVWLNPDEIPNNGIDDDKNGYIDDINGWNFLGAKNGENNTFTSYSYTRVVKKLAPKYKNLKDTDSIDSEEYNYYLAAKKRFEKMKKYAKEDIDYSNMLINSLNNVESHLAKYFPKKQFKIVSLDSLKKLYPNDKELQRSILIKSNFINYGFSRQYMNNYKLKAEAREVKMLNLDYDERALTEDDPEDINDIIYGNKLVNNNTDFFYHGTEISGSILSVNDKVDIMPVCITPVGNESDKDIAVGIKYAVNNGANIINMSFGKRFSVNTQWVLDAMKYAEEHNVLIVSSAGNWNYDLNEVNNYFPNDNINNGKEYVNNFILVGGITSKLNKEFRLVYSNYGNIDVDAFAPAEDIYTTFPNNISRLDTGTSLAASLTSGIASLIYQQYPNLKAAQIKQILMDSGLEFKLEVSNPDIEKIEKTIPINKLSKSGKVINAYNALIMADSISNLKKL